A part of Anolis sagrei isolate rAnoSag1 chromosome 3, rAnoSag1.mat, whole genome shotgun sequence genomic DNA contains:
- the POMP gene encoding proteasome maturation protein yields MNTRGLGSQLKDTIPIADFSAGEAFESHGVIHRGFANVKNELFPSHPLELSEKNFTLSQEKMNFSTLRNIQGLHAPLKLQMEFKAVKQAQRLPFLHSSNLSLDILKGNYDCIGFEDILNDPEQNEIMGEPHLMTERKLGLL; encoded by the exons ATG AACACCAGAGGGCTTGGATCTCAGCTAAAGGATACTATTCCAATTGCTGACTTTTCAGCAGGAGAAGCATTTGAAAGCCATGGTGTGATACATAGAGG CTTTGCAAATGTGAAGAATGAACTTTTTCCTTCTCATCCTTTGGAGCTATCAGagaaaaat TTTACGTTAAGTCAAGAAAAAATGAACTTTTCTACTCTGAGAAATATTCAAGGACTGCATGCACCACTTAAGCTGCAAATGGAATTCAAAGCAGTGAAACAG GCCCAGCGTCTCCCTTTCCTTCATAGCTCTAACCTGTCACTGGATATTTTGAAAGGCAACTACGACTGCATTGGTTTTGAGGATATTCTGAATG ATCcagaacaaaatgaaataatgggAGAGCCTCATCTGATGACTGAACGCAAACTTGGTTTATTATAA
- the SLC46A3 gene encoding lysosomal proton-coupled steroid conjugate and bile acid symporter SLC46A3, whose product MKKILVVEPVIAIYMLSYSLNTPLVQQYLYRRIWEETSNSTFIDDDNISHCEVNQSDPTYLVQKEVQEKAALLTMKVGLSGAIPSIVMAFILVSNGERCGRKISLVLPLLGSLIYNIFYSLMSYFSLPLVLLFPLVFIDGLCGSMATFLGGAFAYVVDLCETQKQKIIRISMVDLIFGLASGLGGLTSGYIIKGIGFTWTFAVISILQIINIFYVSCCLGDTIQVSEFRPQSLKEGLKETFSGVYILCKSSSCRKRTSIILLLGTFMTYLFTMFGGTSLYTLYELNSPLCWNAVYIGYGSAVSTCASIAGFIALFLLARFLKDIYMVYMGILSYIIGATMAAFATTTLLMFLVRVPAVLLFVPIPMLRAMLSKIVLPQEQGAIFACIACLEIVTGITAGVVFNTIYAKTVAWFPGFSFLFSGAFCIVPLGMLSCLMFTSWREENLVILINEEDSRDENAVS is encoded by the exons ATGAAGAAAATATTGGTAGTGGAGCCTGTTATTGCTATCTACATGCTTTCATATTCTCTGAACACACCCTTGGTACAGCAATATTTGTACAGGAGAATCTGGGAAGAGACCAGCAACTCTACCTTCATAGATGATGACAACATTTCCCATTGTGAAGTGAATCAAAGTGATCCAACCTACTTGGTACAAAAG GAAGTCCAGGAAAAGGCTGCTCTTTTGACCATGAAGGTGGGGTTAAGTGGGGCTATTCCTAGCATTGTGATGGCCTTTATCCTTGTATCCAACGGGGAACGCTGTGGACGCAAAATATCCTTGGTGCTACCTCTGTTGGGGAGTCTCATTTACAACATCTTCTACAGCTTGATGTCCTATTTCTCTCTGCCTCTTGTTCTACTGTTTCCATTGGTCTTCATTGATGGATTGTGTGGAAGCATGGCAACTTTTCTTGGAGGTGCATTTGCCTATGTAGTTGACCTTTGTGAGACTCAAAAGCAGAAGATCATTCGAATATCTATGGTTGACTTAATCTTTGGACTTGCGTCTGGATTGGGAGGATTGACCTCAGGCTATATTATAAAGGGAATTGGCTTTACTTGGACCTTTGCAGTAATTTCTATTCTTCAGattatcaacattttctatgTTTCATGTTGCTTGGGCGATACAATACAAGTGTCAGAGTTCCGGCCACAGTCTCTGAAGGAAGGCCTTAAAGAAACCTTTTCTGGAGTATACATACTCTGTAAATCTTCTTCCTGCAGGAAGCGAACTTCCATCATACTATTGCTTGGTACATTCATGACTTACTTGTTCACAATGTTTGGAGGAACTTCTCTTTATACACTCTATGAACTGAATTCTCCACTCTGCTGGAATGCAGTCTACATCGGATATGGCTCAGCAGTCTCCACCTGTGCCTCTATTGCTGGTTTCATAGCATTATTTTTACTTGCTCGATTCCTGAAAGATATTTACATGGTTTACATGGGAATTCTTTCATACATCATTGGAGCAACCATGGCTGCTTTTGCTACAACAACATTGTTGATGTTTTTAG TGAGGGTGCCAGCAGTGCTACTTTTTGTACCTATTCCAATGCTTCGGGCCATGTTGTCCAAAATAGTTCTTCCTCAAGAGCAAG GAGCCATCTTTGCTTGCATTGCCTGCTTGGAGATTGTGACTGGGATAACTGCAGGTGTTGTTTTTAATACTATCTATGCAAAAACTGTAGCTTGGTTTCCAGGCTTCAGTTTCCTCTTTTCAGGTGCTTTTTGTATAGTTCCACTCGGCATGCTGAG CTGTCTTATGTTTACTAGCTGGCGTGAAGAGAACTTAGTGATCCTTATAAATGAAGAAGACTCTCGTGATGAGAATGCTGTCAGCTGA